From the genome of Salvia splendens isolate huo1 chromosome 7, SspV2, whole genome shotgun sequence:
TTTACATATTTATTGTGATGTCTGAAAATCAAATCCTTGATTGAGGAAGACTCTTGCAATCCATACCTTCACACTCTGCAAGTTCACCTCCATCTCTCCTTCCATCGTCTGCTCATTACCATCACAATCAAGTTAGTCTAATAAACAAAAAGCAATGCCAAATTTCCCGAAAACCCATGGAATTCAGTCAAATTATGATCCAAATTGTCCGCAGTTATCCCATAACAATTTTCTAGCGAAATTGCATCCGATTTAAAGTTGCGAAACAaactagaatttgaccaaatttcatatttttttcgaCAATTTGCCCTAAAACATTAAAACACACAAATGTATATGCTTACATGCAAAGTGAAAGTGAAGACATAGTTTTGATCAGCAGAGACAGTGAGATTCGAGCTCCGAACGTCGAAGGTGGTGAGAGACTCGAGAGATCGGTAGAGAGcggcggcgacgccgtggcCTTTGTTTGCCACTATTTTCACGTAAAACCCTCTTTCTTCTACTTGAGACACCTCCATCTACACAAAGATataatttcaattaatttaaacTTTTCTCAACATGTTTCTACTAAcactccaattttttttaaaaagcacTAGTTACCTTAAAAATGATCTTGGGTGTGGGGTAGAAGCATGTCGTGGGATTAGATTGGATGCCATTTTGAGTAGTTTTATGTTTGTAGTTTTCCTCGAAACCTGCGATCTCTGCCTTCATCTTCTTAGCCTGATTTTGTAGGTCTTGCACATACAACACTGCGTCGCCCACAATCGAAGCTTTGTCCATCTACACACattcaaaaaatattaattaaattttgtcgTAATTTGGAGTAATTGAAGGATATATGAACTATATTTGAgttttaactaattaaaattgaagatttatagtactccatcggtccctaaaaatttgttatctttcacttttatcattttttgtagtggatcccacattctactaactcattcacactcattATAAACctaatagtatataaaagtaggactcacatgtcactaactttttcaactcactttgattatatttcttaaaatatgtgctaggtcaaatggtgacaaattattgaGGATGGGgaagtaatatttataaattgtcAAATTTAGAATCTCTCAGGAGACAAATAATACGTATGTTCAATCAAAGATTTTATATCTTTTCTTTCTATAACTAAAAAGTGTACTAGTAGTAGATTAACATGCATGATTCAGTTAAAcgtatgaaataaaaaaaagtaacaaGTGAGTTCCGCCAACTATTGTGTTTAATTATGAATATGGATTACAATTGCAATATCTCTTATTTTCGGGGACGTATGATTAGATGATGACATGAATTGCTAAAACGAAGTAGTAATGTGACACgattttgtaaaaattaattactactatgaTTTACATAATTATAATTACCTTAGTGATGTTAGGAACCAAGGAGCGCAATGCATAGAGCTTCTCCTTCATGCGGCCTCTCCTCCGCCGCTCCGACACTAACGTCTTCGACCGGTCCGCCTTCCTCGCCCCCGGCACGGTGGTGACCCCCGAGCCCCCCGACGATTCATCCTGATCGTCCATCAAAtactcctcctcctcgtcctccgcctccgcctgtTTCATCTCACATGCCGCATTAACCAACCCGAACTCATCAAGCCCCGCCGCCGCCTCAAAATCGAACATCCCCACAttcggcggcggtggcggcgccAGAAAATGGCAGTCCTCAACGGCGGCGTTAATGCCCTGATAGCCGTAATCTTGATTGAACATAGGCTGATGAAAATCGTCATTAATTTGAACATTTTCGCCGCGAATTAGATCGATGAATTGATGGAGATTGGATTCATCCATGAAATCGATCAGGCCAAGTTCATTTGTGTAGTATTGGGGAAATGGGATCATTCCGTTTTCATCTCGAAAATTATCCATTTTTTTGTATGAATTATCcttgtttcttgatttttggggtatttatagtgaaatatatgTAGTGTGAAAAGCATCTAGCCTTAAATATGCAAGGCTTATCCAGGGGAAGTGAATATGTTGTTTTAATATTTGAATACCTAAATTTACAACGAGGCTGTCGGAATCGGAGGTTTGGATGAATAGACAAGTACTTGGGTAAATGAGACTTAATTAATCATGTTTATTTTGTAAGtactatttaatttgataattgTCGGTTTCCAAATGCGCATGGAATCGTTTTTGGAAAAGAAAATCCCCACCTCCTTGGACTTGTCCTAAATGATAGAATTGAGTGAGTGTATATGTCTATGAAGTAATCATGGTGAATGGTGATATAGGGTGACACGAGAGACAACTGCGAACATGGCGGGGGGAAAATCATGATCGATACAAAAAGCTAATTAAATTCGTGAATAAATAGTGAAATTACTAAAATGTACTCTTTCATCTTACTTTTTCCAAATTTATTAGGGAATCAACTATTTCGTGTAAGTATAATAGAGAAAAAGAATAACAATTTTGCCCCTAGAATCTAGGGTCTTGGACCTTGTTTGAAACCGCCTATTTAGGATTACAAAACCTTGGGTTACCATCTTTATATGAATTATTAATAATCATATACTAATACAAGTTAGGATATAAATGAAACATGCATGATcatgtaatttaattatatagttATGCTTATTTACATGAATAGAAAATTTGAATTGTTACAATTATAGCATTTGAAAATCTTATGGAGTTATAACTTATAACACTTCACCATTGAAAATCGTGTTATAAttgatattgatgttttttTCCACCAAAAGCTATGGCATTTCGCAAGATAatcgataattaaaataatactagtagtgAGTTAATACCATGAAGGCCTCTTGGAATTATGTAACTTAATTtagcattttatttatattagatACATTTATAAACTTAAATTTGTAAGATTTAGGAAGACACGAAACTAGTGATTATGGCTCCCATTTCGTTCTTTTTTTTGAAACTACCTCTGATTCAATATCATTGATTCGAGTTTCACTTATTAATTTGTACAAAATGTGAACTTGATCCTTAGGTATTGCGATAGTAACGACTTGGAATGTCAGTACTCGTGGTCAATCGAAAATCGAAGTTGTCACCCACTtgttaaaaacaaaaatacactATTAATTTAACATAGACGTCAAATGTATTTTTGTACTACTTCGGAGCTTCTACGTACGTAAACACAATCAATTTCACTAATACTTAAACATAATAAACAAATATACAACtatatttaatttcagttttgtAAGTAAAGCTTTCGATTCGTTGACTTTTGCGTCATATTGCAACATTCGTTGACTTAATGTGAATGCCAATATTCGTTTgggaataattaaattagtagtatTAGCAAGCGTCAGTGATGACCAGAATTGGATTAAGACAACCTTTAATCAATTCTCTAGCCAATGGCGTTATGCTGCTTAATTAACTTAATCACTCCTAATTGTCCATTTAAAGTGTCATTAAATATTGGCTCGTGCTAATTGTGCGTTCTAGTTATGTCGGCACGTGCCTCTATGCAACACCACATCTAGCCACGCATCGGTAAGCCACGTCATCTAATTGTGCGTTCTAATTACCATCGAAATTTATTgtttcgataaaaaaaaattaaatgaattgaattttgtttaataatggagtagtattttaagTTAGTTCAACTTGAATTTTTCAACCTCATATACTACATTCAATTTTTACATAACAACAAAAAGTTATGAATAAAAACGCAATTTTATACAATTCATGATAAAACTGAAATatgagtaatattttaaaattttcaagtatATAATATTTTTCATGCTATTTatttagataataataaatattatagtactataaaaatgTGTCTAGAAAAATTAGAAAGCGTATCATTTTTTGTGAATTCCCAAAATGATAAAGCATGTGCTCcaagttttaaaaaaagagggaacatcattttaagTCTATGAACTTTGCCaaattatcattttaggtccgtgaactttgaaaatcttattttaggtccgtgaactttgagttagtttcattttaggtcctttttactatttccaagttttttggacgaaaataccctcaataccttaaaatatatatatttttaataaatttatcatatactcatatttttttataaatatctttacaatatatttttgtcaaattttctaaatataatttgaccttaaatattatcacttaattttgtgacatgcaagtaaaattgcttcttcaattttttatattaatttttttaaaattgaataaataacttttctctaataataaaaaattgaataaagatcttttcttgcatgtcacaaaattaaattataatattgaagatcaaattatatttagaaaatttgtcaaaaatatattgtaaatatatttataaaaagatctttattcaatttttttattattaaagaaaagttctttattcaatttttaaaaaaattaatataaaaaattgaagaagcaattttacttgcatgtcacaaaattaagtgataatatttaaggtcaaattatatttagaaaatttgataaaaatatattgtaaagatatttataaaaaaatatgagtatatgataaatttattaaaaatatatattttttaaggtattgagggtattttcgtccaaaaaaacttggaaatagtaaaaaggacctaaaatgatactaactcaaagttcacggacctaaaataagattttcaaagtttacggacctaaaatgatactttggcaaagttcatggacctaaaatgatgttccctcttaaaaaaaatgaaaaacaaaaaaaccatATGAAGATAGCATTAGAGGGTATGTTAGAATGTATCTCCTCAAAGTTTGGCGACCGCCACCAGCTTTGTCGGTTGGTGGATTCCGACCTATCACCTCCGCCAACGGCCGCCGCCAATCAACAGCAGCATGAAAAATATCATCAGGTCTGCGGCGGTGAGAAGTTACTTTAAAAAGTTAGGAAATGGAAGGGAGAGAGAATGTTTCTACTGTAAATAAGAGAAAGGCGTGACGTGGAAACTAAAATCAGTGTTACTCAATATATTAACCTCAACATATTGCCTATGCGACCTATTTTTGTTGCCACGTGGATTTTGTCGGAATCTGAATTCGAGGGAGAGTGTGTGAATGGCTGTGGTAGCTGGTAGGTGATTAATGTATGTACGATATCTGAATCCATCTctatgtgatttttatatttagattGTCCACCGTAAAGCGGATAACTCCAATAGCACAGTCTccttttttgtccacagtcCCAATTTTTTTATCCGCgcttaaaaaaaatgtttccgccattataggcggacacttccaatagcaacaatttttttcgtttattttaattcaagtataattaaaattattggaCTATGTGTAATTAgaaaaaacggctataagtgaagaaattaaaattaaacactacattTTTCATCGTATTAAATTACTGGAAAAATTATATAACGAAATATTAATCTATTGAACATCATGATGGAGTTCACACTGCGCCGCCACCTCCCCCACGtgcccatacttcttcaatcaaatcggcctggagtgcGGTATGTGAtgtgctcctgcgcatatcagtgaaaagttggatcaaatattcattgctccgtggtacacccatctggaTCGGCCTCCGCGATCTCTGCCGCACGCGCCGCATCCTCTGCATTAGTCGTTCTGCACCTCTTAAATCAGAGAATTCCACGTCTCGttccacaaatcgtccattttaaataccaatggaatccacaaattttagtgagagaaagtatgagTGAAGAATTGGAATGGTGTAAAAATAATGAGTGaaatgaggtgtatttataggtaaattaaattgaattaaaaataaaaataaaaaatcgtcCGCCCCGCCGCAAACCGCCCCCCACTATAGGCCGGCGCGTCGTCTGCCCCGCCGCCCGCCGACCGGCGCGTCCTAGCACATTTCTCGGCGGAAGGCCTTCCGCCCCCTTTTTTTTTGTCCGCTtcggggcggacgtcccgcCCACTATAGACCACCCTGCCTTCGCCCCCGCCGGGGCGGCCGACGCGCCtatactatagtggacactcttatattCATATACTTATAAAAAAACTTATGGAGTAGTTTTATTTGGTAGTAgaaaatactagtataaaagTTTGATACTACTCCCTCTTTTCTTATTAATAGAGATATTTCTTTTCGACGACAAAGTTTTTTGAATAGTGTGTTACATGGATgatgaaaaagtaaaagagattaaggtaagagagatggagagagagtaaaataaaaaagagaattactttttgtaaaaaatagaaatgactcaattaacttggaactttccaaaatagaaaattgactctattaacatggaatggaGGGAATACTAAAATACTAATATAATTTAAGTTATATTTCAAACTAAATTTGATAGTACGTCATTAATATTGTAAACATTAAATGATGAATTCAAATAAAAAGTACGGATTGTTTTGTGCAATGCTTTGTCGTGTGTGTCGTGTTTCTATAGTGATCCAATATGCTTTTGCAGCATATCATATTCTAAAGCCCATATATTACTCTAAAGCCCATAAATACTAGGCCCAAAAATAGCTAGAAAAACTACTAGGCCATAAATCGATAAATGTAGCTCAGTCCAGATGATTCGGCTCATAGGTCTATTTGGTTTCTCCATATATTCCTAAATATTGGAGTACTAATAtttgtattatattattaaatatttttgtcgtaataattatcataaatttaattgaatctTAAACATAGAGTCTGTCTATATGATTTCTAGTTTTAAGGAGACCATTATTCCTGTCGTGTATGATAGATTTCTGAACATGTACAAATGTTGAGTATTTCCAAAAGtacaatatactagtattatttgaATTAATCTCATACAAATATCTAGGAATATCGTCTATCAACTAAATACATATTTATATACTGTTGTTTAATAGAAGTGTAATATAGTTGGTGATTACATCAGAATTTCACATCAAAGGGGGAAAAAATAGACGGATTAATATAGAAGTGGTTAATGAGGACGTGGTAGTGAGTCATCTTACTCTAAATGTATCCAAAATTTTCCGACATTCGTAAACACATGTCGCTACCATGCTCAAGTGGCTCACGCGCTAACCGACGCGTACATGTTAAACCATTAACTAATactcttgttttttttatttaaaaggaATTACGCATAATTTAATGTTATGATTTCGTAGCAGAGGATGAAATATGGAGTAGTTTAGTTGATATGTCGTCTTCCTCTTAATTAAAAGATTGGGTGTTGAAGGATGGATTCATGTAGGATTTTGGAGGTCGGCCGATTCCACTGCCATCTTATGACCAGTGGCGGATGCATGATTTTTCGTTTGGGGTACGATAAATAATTTTAACTATTCGAAGCTTCAAAATCTGacgaatttaatattttatttatttttttctcgcACAAAatctataatttaaattttaataaaacaaaCATTATGTAGATGTGCATTAAAAAAATAGGAAAGATAAaaactaattatatattatgatgaaaCATGCATTAAACGAGattgtgtgtgaattgtgttgGTTTTTAATCCAATAGAATAGttttaaaaatactaaaaagataaataaagtataaaaatacatattattgaaacatagaaaaataaatatatatacgtTAGATATTTTGCCTGTTCAAatgcattttttaatattttaaaagatataaataaaagcaaagatataaataaaatgcaaaatttGAAGATACTAACAAACAAGATAAACATTGATTAAGGCGTTGGTGAGAAGAATCAAACCCAGGCCTCCGTGTGAAAGACCGAGAAATATACAACTAGACCAACTACACTAACTTATTTTAGGGTTACACTCGTACCCCTTTGTTCTCACTTGGATCAGCCCCTGCTTATGACTCATGAGGGCAAGAAAACTCCATCAAATTTAACATTAGGAGCTGTTATTGACCACACGGTATGTGTGTAAGCTCCCTCGCTTGTGATTCACTTTCGTTATTTGTTTGTCATTTGTTATTCGCGATAACTGTCACACCGTCTCTATCTTTTAATCTCAATGTCACTCCTCTCTTGTATTTGACCTAACAAATTCTATTTCATGGTGAATAAGAAATCATTATTAACTCTTTCAAAAATAATACTTGCAGTATATGTATGATCCTAAAGGTAGCTTTCGGAAAATGCCTAGTCAACAGTGATACTCTTATATAACAACACAAATTATATGGTTCGTTCACTTATTAGTTATATATAGGTGGTGGGTatctttgaaaaatatcaaaaggGGCTTAGAAACTTTGTATTACTATTATGTAAATTCAAGATCCTACTTTCCTAGGCTCTTAGCTAggaaaaattcaattaaacatcaACCTTGCTATGTTAACAATatcactttgaatttgaatttattaaaaattgcATACGGAGTAAATCACATTACAGTATATGTATACACATTAATAATTGACAGTTTTTAATTTGATAGATCATAGTATTAGATTGTGCTTCATGCTAGCTAGCTATTTAGTTAGATAAATATGACTCAGTTCTTAATGTTGTGATGTGATAGTGTCACGCATGATTAGTCTTGACTTAcgagtaattaataatttaaaattagttcaGTCTTGAACAATCTCGAGATAAGTTGATCttcatcaataaaataaagaaatcaaaggtaaattattgaaaaattaaaatttgatcaatATTAATCAGTCCctcaaaatcataaatttttttatttgttcttaATTATCCCACAAAGtacaaaaatatattgaaaCATCACCTCATGTGGTATATCAATTGTATGTgtattcataaaaaaacaatattGCGTTGGTTGTGTCAATTTCACATCAATCAATATTTCGTCCTACATTTGACAAACGCTTGCAACGGCTGTAAATATTCCTTAGTAAAAACGAAaaggggaaaaagaaaaaacagagaAAAAGATGAAGACACGCTCTGCCTCTGAGACTTGGCTTCGAAATTTGTTGGTCGGATACAGACATCGGCCATTGTTTTCCCGCCCTATAAATCCAGTGTGCTTGCAATGTCAGATCGCATCATATCCTCGTTCAGTAATTAACGCAAACAGAATATATCTACACATTTTTGGTTGAATCTCTCTTTTCTTAAGGTATGTTTGTCAATTCCAAAACATTTTGATTTCAGCAGTTTTAGTACAAGACATGATGATCTGCTGAATTCATTACCGCAGTTGAATTGAATATAATGTGTGATTTTGAGGAAGAATCGGCCGTCGCTTTGTTGGATGATCTCAATGAAGATGGGGCGATTCAATTGGATTTTTCCTCTGCCAAATATGGGTACCTTTTCTCtaaatttatgtataaaattttcaattgaGATGATTGTAATTGTGAATTGAACATTCGATTTTGTGAATTTAAGGTGCAAGCATTACAAAAGGAGATGCAAAATTAGGGCTCCTTGTTGTGATGAGGTTTTTGATTGCAGGCATTGTCACAATGAAGCTaaggtttttttttataatttgattttcttttctttttctccctGTCTctctatatgtatatatgtataatgttaTTGCAATGTCTGGTTTTCTGTCTGCAGAATGATCTCGAAATCAATCCGATTAATCGACACGACATTCCCCGCCACGAAGTGAAGAAGGTATGATTTTGTAATTACAGTTTGATTTTGGAATGCAATCAATTTGAGAGTTCAATTTTTGACTTATTTATGCAGGTTATATGTTCGATTTGTGACACCGAACAAAATGTAAGAAGCATTCCTAATTTTGCTCGAGTATTTGGTTGTTGATTTATTCAATTTGTGTTGGCTGAATTCCAGGTTCAACAAAATTGCACAAATTGTGGAGTTTGCATGGGGAATTATTTCTGTGACAAATGCAAATTCTTTGATGATGATGTAAGAAAACCTCTTTTTATTTGTACATGCTTTAAAAATGTTGCCTGATTTCTACATTTTTTAATATAGGTGGCGAAGAAACAATACCACTGTGATGATTGTGGAATATGCAGGTGAGATTCTTTACCAAATAAACAGATGTTTCGATTAGATAGTCGGAATAAACACGTGCAATAATATGCAAACCACACATAGACGTGCCAACGTGTGACAATGATATAATCGCGTACATGTTCTGATTTAAAATTTTGTGCAGAACTGGAGGGGCGGAGAATTTCGTCCATTGCACAAAATGTGGTATGAAAAATCCTAATTGAAAACCTTCAATCTtcgtcatcttcttcttcttaaaaCGGGCTTAATTTACTGGTACAGGGTGCTGCTACGCGTCATCCATTAAGGACACACATCGTTGTGTAGAGAGAGCGATGCATCATAATTGCGCAGTTTGCTTTGAGGTAACAACCAGTTACATTAAGATGGAAATTAAAAAGGCAAAGAAGATTGCATTTTCTTACATGTTTGTTTATGGTGGTGGTGTAGTACTTATTCGATTCAACCAAGAACATCACTGTTCTACCATGTGGACACACCATACATTTCGAATGTGTTCGCGAAATGAAGCTTCATCACAGGTCTCAATAATACTATCATAACATAACAATCTTGcaatttgcattttttttctttcttagaATCTTTTTTCCCCCCCTTTTTTTTTACGATGTTCAGATATTCATGCCCGGTCTGCTCTAAATCCATCGGCGACATGTCAAACGCATGGAGGAAGCTTGATGAAGAGGTACATAAATATCCATTTTATATGTAACAGTAGTATTTCTTTGTACTTATATTATGACGATTGGCTGATTTCAACAGATTGCTTCGACTCCAATGCCGGAGATGTACAAAGACAAAAAGGTGAGATGAGAAGAATGTGATTCAAATTTGTTACTTTTAACACAAATATATTACTACCATACATGAATTGCTTCTTTTTTGACTTAGGTTTGGATACTATGTAATGATTGTGAGGGAATATCTGAGGTGCAATACCACATATTTGCAAACAAATGCTCACGCTGCAAATCATACAATACCCGGCAAATTCAAGGCGTTCCCGCCTCCTGTTGAGACCGGGCTACACTGCATCAATTCAAAAGCTCGTTCGGAAATGAGATGTTGGTTTCGGTTTTATTAGTACTccatgtatgtatgtatgtatgtatgtatagatTTACTCTGGTGGGATTATGGAATATAGTAGTATTCTCTAGCAAAAGGAGCAGATTTTATCTAATGCttttcatatccattttcatttgtGTTTATGCTTTTAACTACTGTCGAAGGAGAGATGTTGAAATTTGATATAtcagtttcttgattttgtacTAGGGTGTTTCATGATTGTCTCTCtccaataaaatatatcaaaCAGAATTGGGTCattccaaaaataaatagaaaagttaaaaaataagCTAAAACAAAATGAGctaaaaaaatcaaatggaAAGTATaactgaaaaaaaataaaaataaaggtaCAAAACTGCCCTTCATGCTTTGGGTCATTTCAATctggaaaaatgaaaatatgcaAAAGTATAAAAAAAGTTATCAAAATTCAAAGTCCAGAAATTCcgcataatattttatttacaagaaCCGCAAAAGTGCAAACGCTAAAATTCCAGGACCATTTATATAGTTCACTCTATTAGATGTAAGTATTTTTTAAAGTAACAAATTCTATCACATCTATAAAAGGAAATCAATCTAATGAATGGGACAAGCCAAATGCATATAgtgcgacggagggagtaattaacatTTGCTACAACTATcatgatggatccgcgaattattgatgttagtaaatgctggtagagaattatgacacaatgaatttacgtggttcgatttactgaggtaaatctacgtccacggggagaaatgagggcaggtttgtattgcttgatctgcgaaaatacagcttacaatacagacttgctatatgctattttatctctagagagcttaacccttttctatcagatctaagttctatttatacattgaactaggatcgtggtttgcagccccactaacaagatcgtgggtgagcaataactgctcaataactgcttcataccactaaatagatcgtgggtatagtggaggtcgtggaggcctttcgtgagtccaccaactcctagttcggtcgaatgctgagaccgaactgctggactttaccgatcagctcttgccgatctgagaggagagcttgactggtcggcttttaccaagctgtaggctgagtccgaactctttggtcgtgccgaactctttggtcgtgccgaactctttggtgccgaacagatactctttcttgggctctgggctgatgggccgtcactgttattgggcttgccattagggtttagttcgtaccccatcactaccccccccgaaaagcgaagtggatcacttcggcgaggtgagtcacttcggcattctggataacggtaagggggaggctgacgtcaggggacgtgcctagcgcatgcctgcattaaatgcgacagtaaaatccggccgttgattcctgaaaaggtgggattcgaaacggcgcaacgatttcgaaatctttcccgtatctgataaatacgctctttcttcatcattgaagcacttttgctgttgcgtcttctatactctctttcttgcaaaaattctctctccgctttcaagaattttttccagactatcttcaccttcaaaagtaagaaaaatgtcttcttcttcttcttcggagtcgggtagcgttaggaaagggggtaaggggtcttctagccggaaagaatccggggagaagaccgtagagtattttcacagtatcttgagtaaggatactgtgatatccctttacgaaaaatactcttttcctggggggaaggcggtggtacctgacggtgatcacagggctgactccccgccggagggttacgccaccgtgtacgaggcctgcttagaatgcgggcttcgtttccccctcccttctgcctttatagatttactagatttttttcagcttcctttaggccaggtgactccgaactcttggaggcacttgtcggccttcgctgccgaactccgtaggttaggaagggatttgtctttgaaggcgatccttaaattctttcaatttaagaggaaggggtcttggttttacttgatccctttacagccttttagggccttttgtaaaa
Proteins encoded in this window:
- the LOC121741206 gene encoding transcription factor FER-LIKE IRON DEFICIENCY-INDUCED TRANSCRIPTION FACTOR-like; its protein translation is MDNFRDENGMIPFPQYYTNELGLIDFMDESNLHQFIDLIRGENVQINDDFHQPMFNQDYGYQGINAAVEDCHFLAPPPPPNVGMFDFEAAAGLDEFGLVNAACEMKQAEAEDEEEEYLMDDQDESSGGSGVTTVPGARKADRSKTLVSERRRRGRMKEKLYALRSLVPNITKMDKASIVGDAVLYVQDLQNQAKKMKAEIAGFEENYKHKTTQNGIQSNPTTCFYPTPKIIFKMEVSQVEERGFYVKIVANKGHGVAAALYRSLESLTTFDVRSSNLTVSADQNYVFTFTLHTMEGEMEVNLQSVKVWIARVFLNQGFDFQTSQ
- the LOC121742556 gene encoding E3 ubiquitin-protein ligase RZFP34-like; translation: MCDFEEESAVALLDDLNEDGAIQLDFSSAKYGCKHYKRRCKIRAPCCDEVFDCRHCHNEAKNDLEINPINRHDIPRHEVKKVICSICDTEQNVQQNCTNCGVCMGNYFCDKCKFFDDDVAKKQYHCDDCGICRTGGAENFVHCTKCGCCYASSIKDTHRCVERAMHHNCAVCFEYLFDSTKNITVLPCGHTIHFECVREMKLHHRYSCPVCSKSIGDMSNAWRKLDEEIASTPMPEMYKDKKVWILCNDCEGISEVQYHIFANKCSRCKSYNTRQIQGVPASC